The nucleotide sequence CGACGTGGTCACGGTAGCCGTCCGGCGCGTGAATATCACCGACCGGTCGCAAGAAAACCTGCTGGATTACATCGATCCGAAGAAGTACACCATTCTGCCGAACACGGCCGGCTGCTATACAGTGGAAGACGCGGTACGATATGCGCGGCTGGGGCGAGCAGCCGGCGTGTCCGACCTAGTCAAGCTGGAAGTAATTGGAGACGAGAAAACGCTTTTCCCGGACACAGCGGGTTTGATCGAAGCCGCGACGATTTTGATCAAGGAAGGTTTCATTGTCCTGCCTTACACGAACGACGATCCGATCGTCGCAAAAAAACTGGTGGATATCGGATGCCCGGCGGTCATGCCGTTGGCGGCGCCGATCGGTTCCGGTCTCGGCATCCGCAATCCCTACAATCTCAAGATCATCTTGGAAACGGTGAAGGTGCCGATCATTGTGGATGCGGGCGTGGGCACCGCGTCCGACGCCGCGCTGGCGATGGAATACGGTGCTGACGCGGTGCTAATGAACACAGCCATTGCCGGCGCCAAGGACCCCATCATGATGGCCGAGGCGATGAAGTATGCCGTGGACGCCGGCCGTCTGGCCTATCGTGCTGGCCGCATTCCGCGTAAGCTCTACGCAACGGCCAGCAGTCCGATCGAAGGCATGCTGTAGGCGGGAATTGCAATGTTCACTTTTGAAGTGTGAATTTTATCCGACATTCAT is from Nitrospira sp. and encodes:
- a CDS encoding thiazole synthase — protein: MADDQLVIGGRAFKSRLWVGTGKYKNFVETKKAIEASGADVVTVAVRRVNITDRSQENLLDYIDPKKYTILPNTAGCYTVEDAVRYARLGRAAGVSDLVKLEVIGDEKTLFPDTAGLIEAATILIKEGFIVLPYTNDDPIVAKKLVDIGCPAVMPLAAPIGSGLGIRNPYNLKIILETVKVPIIVDAGVGTASDAALAMEYGADAVLMNTAIAGAKDPIMMAEAMKYAVDAGRLAYRAGRIPRKLYATASSPIEGML